In Bacteroidota bacterium, the DNA window CACATATCGCTCAGGGAGAGTATATGCTCCGTGTCGTTTGTCACGATACGGACGGTGTTACACTGACGAGAACGGAAAAGATCGTTCTCGCCGGTCAATGATCTGGGCTGCAGCGCACTGTTGTATGGGTTAGTGATTCGTTGCAGTATCCAACTGCGCAGGCCTCCAAACCCCGGAGGCCTGCGTTTTTTTTTTATTTAAAGAGCACGGGCGCAAAAGAGTGTCCTCTCACTGTTAGCCTTTCGATGAACGATCGCGAGCGCCCACGACTGACCCAGGAAGAGATCGAACAGATCGCTCGTGACGAGTCCATCGGTCGCACCCCGCGGCGTTCGCACGGCCATAGCGACGAAGATGCACGCCGGCAGTATCAGTCGGCGCTTCGCGAGAATGCACCGTATCTCACCCTCGGCATGCAGATGGCACTGACGATCGCACTGGGTGCCGGCATCGGCTGGTGGGTGGATCAGT includes these proteins:
- a CDS encoding AtpZ/AtpI family protein, encoding MNDRERPRLTQEEIEQIARDESIGRTPRRSHGHSDEDARRQYQSALRENAPYLTLGMQMALTIALGAGIGWWVDQSTGSTLWLGLGAGIGAVAGMGYFILIVLRMEGAAKKKHRRSNT